One window from the genome of Nicotiana tomentosiformis chromosome 5, ASM39032v3, whole genome shotgun sequence encodes:
- the LOC104121517 gene encoding ubiquitin carboxyl-terminal hydrolase 26 isoform X4, with protein sequence MGHHRPNTRSKNKRNRPDDSAEATAEIFRNILSTSQVTEDDVNQLFMISKPACQGCRVNTKDNPNCFCGLIPPPNGSRKSGLWQKTSEVVNALGPDPSDDRRASPETPAGLTNLGATCYANSILQCLYMNKSFRKGVFSIEPDVLKQQPVLDQLARLFAKLHLSKMAYVDSAPFIQTLELDNGVQQDSHEFLTLLFSLLERCLSRSSVLKARTVVQDLFRGGVSHVTKCSKCGNESEASSKIEDFYELELNVKGMKSLDESLDDYLSVEELQGDNQYYCDSCATRVDATRSIKLRSLPAVLNFQLKRCIFLPNTTTRKKITSAFYFPEELNMTRRISEHFQSELIYDLSAILIHKGSAANSGHYVAHIKNENTQQWWEFDDEHVSNLGCQPFGKGSSHSAVKPSQTEPLDHSSSDAINILENGNGPAAGGQQQASNTDVTEVKTFSSCDAYMLMYVLRRTKNGDKMSIDSSDDKAKKEACTSSEADSHLPSHLYEEVETLNDSYIDSCNQYKSRKESELNCITERRQEVRSILSKAAVQSPEKSYFWISMDWLRQWADNIMPSIIDNTSLQCTHGKVPVSKIGSMKRLSGEAWTMLFSKYGGGPMLAKDDYCIDCLFEVARSMARADNYRDRRTLMKELAEAALAGVCLDGKLYYISKTWLQQWLRRKTVDSPCDADAGPTASIRCPHGQLMPEQAAGARRVLIPESLWNFIREIAMAVKPDDAVGCSTFILDSEPCAQCNSQLTEVACLEDTLRGFKLKQRQSHERLAMGKSIPILPGSKYFLLPSSWLSKWKSYSNASGKSAPSAEPETLDAVIDLLMCEKHSRLLERPPDLVCKRGSILQKSPATDALTIITNNDWKLFCEDWGGTEAKGITAEIDCLGNEFLGSSEDMAISEEHMNLSDESNAGPESRKPIIKISLEVVEIWPLQD encoded by the exons ATGGGGCATCATCGTCCGAATACTCGCAGTAAAAATAAAAGGAATAGACCGGATGATTCTGCTGAGGCTACTGCGGAAATTTTCAG AAATATTCTATCTACCAGCCAAGTGACGGAAGATGATGTTAATCAGCTATTCATGATATCGAAACCTGCATGCCAAGGATGTCGTGTCAACACCAAGGATAATCCTAATTGCTTTTGTGGGTTGATTCCACCACCAAATGGAAGTCGCAAATCTGGGTTATGGCAGAAGACATCTGAAGTGGTCAATGCTCTTGGTCCTGATCCTTCAGATGATCGTCGTGCATCCCCAGAGACACCTGCTGGCTTGACAAATCTGGGTGCGACATGCTATGCTAACAGTATTCTGCAATGCTTGTACATGAATAAGTCATTCAGGAAGGGTGTATTCTCTATTGAACCAGATGTTTTGAAACAACAACCTGTGTTAGACCAACTAGCACGACTATTTGCAAAGTTACATTTGAGCAAAATGGCTTATGTAGATTCTGCTCCATTTATCCAAACTCTAGAGCTAGATAATGGTGTTCAGCAGGATAGTCATGAGTTTCTGACCTTGCTCTTCTCTCTGCTTGAGCGATGTTTGAGCCGGTCTAGCGTGTTGAAGGCCAGAACAGTTGTCCAAGATCTTTTCCGCGGAGGTGTGTCACATGTGACTAA GTGCTCAAAATGTGGAAATGAATCTGAAGCTTCATCAAAAATTGAAGACTTCTATGAACTGGAGTTGAATGTCAAGGGTATGAAGAGTTTAGACGAGAGTCTGGACGACTATCTTAGTGTGGAGGAGCTTCAAGGAGATAATCAATATTATTGTGATTCATGTGCCACCCGAGTTGATGCTACCCGTAGCATTAAACTGCGCTCTCTGCCTGCAGTCCTAAATTTCCAGCTCAAGCGTTGCATTTTCCTTCCAAAT ACTACAACGAGGAAGAAAATCACATCTGCGTTTTATTTTCCTGAAGAATTGAATATGACACGGAGGATATCTGAGCATTTCCAATCCGAACTAATATATGACTTGTCAGCCATACTGATCCACAAAGGCTCTGCTGCAAATAGTGGCCACTATGTTGCGCACATTAAAAATGAGAATACACAGCAGTGGTGGGAATTTGATGATGAACATGTTTCGAATTTAGGCTGTCAGCCATTTGGTAAAGGTTCTTCTCATTCTGCTGTCAAGCCTTCTCAAACTGAGCCACTTGACCACTCTTCTTCTGATGCGATTAATATCCTCGAGAATGGAAATGGGCCTGCTGCTGGTGGGCAGCAGCAAGCCTCAAATACTGATGTCACTGAGGTGAAGACCTTCTCGTCTTGCGATGCTTATATGCTGATGTACGTCCTTAGACGTACAAAGAATGGTGATAAAATGTCAATTGACTCTAGTGATGATAAGGCGAAAAAAGAGGCTTGTACATCTTCAGAAGCTGATAGTCATCTTCCATCCCACCTTTATGAGGAGGTAGAAACATTGAATGACTCATATATAGACTCATGTAACCAATACAAATCTAGGAAGGAGTCTGAGCTGAACTGCATCACTGAGCGGAGGCAGGAGGTACGTTCAATCCTTTCTAAAGCTGCAGTCCAATCACCTGAAAAATCTTACTTTTGGATATCTATGGATTGGCTGCGTCAATGGGCAGACAACATCATGCCATC AATCATTGACAACACTTCCTTACAATGCACACATGGGAAAGTACCAGTTTCAAAGATTGGCTCTATGAAGCGGCTGTCTGGTGAAGCTTGGACCATGTTATTCTCTAAG TACGGTGGAGGACCAATGCTGGCCAAGGATGATTACTGCATTGACTGCCTCTTTGAAGTGGCTCGGTCGATGGCCCGTGCAGATAACTACCGGGATCGAAGAACATTAATGAAAGAACTTGCAGAAGCAGCACTTGCAGGGGTTTGTCTAGATGGGAAGTTGTACTACATATCAAAGACATG GTTACAGCAGTGGCTCCGACGGAAGACTGTAGACTCTCCTTGTGATGCTGATGCTGGACCAACAGCTTCAATAAGGTGTCCACATGGACAGCTGATGCCTGAACAGGCTGCTGGCGCTAGGCGTGTGCTAATACCCGAGAGTCTTTGGAATTTTATTCGTGAGATTGCTATGGCAGTAAAACCTGATGACGCTGTGGGTTGTTCAACTTTCATTTTAGACTCTGAGCCCTGTGCTCAATGCAACAGTCAACTCACCGAAGTTGCATGCTTAGAAGATACTCTAAG GGGGTTCAAGCTCAAGCAACGGCAAAGTCATGAGAGATTAGCAATGGGTAAAAGCATACCAATTCTTCCTGGTTCCAAATACTTCTTGTTACCATCTTCTTGGTTGTCTAAATGGAAAAGCTACTCTAATGCAAGTGGCAAAAGTGCTCCTAGTGCTGAACCTGAAACTTTGGATGCCGTCATTGATTTGCTGATGTGTGAAAAG CATTCAAGACTTCTTGAAAGGCCTCCTGATCTGGTTTGCAAACGTGGAAGTATTCTCCAAAAGTCACCTGCT ACGGATGCATTGACAATTATCACCAACAACGATTGGAAATTATTTTGTGAAGATTGGGGTGGTACAGAGGCAAAAGGCATTACAGCTGAAATTGATTGTTTGGGGAATGAATTCCTT